A genomic region of Cannabis sativa cultivar Pink pepper isolate KNU-18-1 chromosome 1, ASM2916894v1, whole genome shotgun sequence contains the following coding sequences:
- the LOC115708238 gene encoding NDR1/HIN1-like protein 12, giving the protein MAEEHAPEQQQQPPPPIQTQKMTHEKGTPSTSDPRRALCSCISVFLLLAGVTALTLWLVYRPYKPQFRVVGAAIYQLNTTSTTSSQMQQPPLVTTTMQFTIVTRNPNRRVSIYYDRLTAFLMYRNQAITPQVSLPPLYHARKSTVALSPVLGGGQEVPVSVEVLNGLAVDEGYGVLGLRVVLLGRLRWKAGAIKTAHYGVYVKCDVLVGFKKGVMGQVPLLTANACKVDI; this is encoded by the coding sequence ATGGCAGAAGAGCATGCaccagaacaacaacaacaaccaccaCCTCCAATACAAACACAAAAAATGACCCACGAAAAAGGCACCCCAAGCACGAGCGACCCCCGCAGGGCCCTCTGCTCCTGCATCTCCGTCTTCCTCCTCCTAGCCGGCGTCACAGCGCTCACTCTATGGCTCGTCTACCGCCCCTACAAGCCCCAGTTCAGAGTAGTCGGCGCCGCCATCTACCAGCTCAACACAACGTCCACCACCTCTTCCCAGATGCAGCAGCCGCCGCTAGTCACCACCACCATGCAATTCACAATCGTCACGCGCAACCCCAACAGGCGCGTGTCCATTTACTACGACCGGCTGACCGCCTTCCTCATGTACAGGAACCAGGCGATAACGCCGCAGGTGTCGCTGCCGCCGCTCTACCACGCGAGGAAGAGCACGGTGGCGCTTTCTCCGGTGCTGGGCGGCGGACAGGAGGTTCCGGTGTCGGTGGAGGTGTTGAATGGGTTGGCGGTGGACGAGGGTTATGGGGTTTTGGGGTTGAGGGTGGTTCTGTTGGGGAGGCTTAGATGGAAAGCTGGGGCCATTAAGACTGCTCATTACGGGGTTTATGTTAAGTGTGATGTTTTGGTGGGTTTCAAGAAAGGTGTTATGGGCCAAGTTCCTCTTCTCACTGCTAATGCCTGTAAAGTTGATATTTGA
- the LOC115705125 gene encoding two-component response regulator-like PRR95, with protein MGEVAESIEELMAAEVEVEKREQNEEEEEKDGSKEVVRWESYLPRMVLRVLLVEADDSTRQIVTALLRKCGYKVSAVPDGLKACEVLKERARNIDLILTEMELPSISGFTLLSLVMEHEVCKNIPVIMMSSQDSVSMVFKCMLKGAADYLIKPIRKNELKNLWQHVWRKRTFSKNMTAAQHGAELASEINTASNQSSDCVVSIKKIKECSEKESDSQSSCTMPHLEAKSEHVQNMQDISQIRSGNSSKVDRNNVKSHEDCTPLNKEAVMHENKTEGDKSNLFKPEVVSCNEAFRSSLLGLKEEYIGNKRMKLVETSQPENCEVNANANIQSCYDELVKPSCGAIDLIGTFDDHPRCTDKSDDQCISISEYPPQLELSLKGICPRNSNSQGTGERPKLNHSNASAFSWYSNSNTLQPLFPTLPNTEITPKEGPKKSPELIFTPSFSSTGSSPQHAATRSGSHYNLPASVAGQSGHTTVSFPSPQLGMSPVKGLKYENSGGNQLLPSFYTQSSVSSTWGPISESQREKSPFAANTSSQHSEQGYQLSEEATHKSSDLTKQEKKEFDLVEEVKPSSFAAADQSHGGSFCNGVGDQISSAEHGSSCGRNDGNTNSSSGADEKTTTSRGLNDNGHFVYESFRGMDLHRMSQREAALTKFRMKRKDRCFEKKVRYQSRKRLAEQRPRVKGQFVRQGQTDPPIGNST; from the exons ATGGGTGAAGTAGCTGAGAGTATTGAAGAGCTTATGGCGGCGGAAGTTGAAGTTGAGAAACGAGAGcagaatgaagaagaagaagaaaaagacgGATCCAAGGAGGTAGTTAGGTGGGAGAGTTATCTTCCCAGAATGGTGCTTAGAGTTCTTTTGGTTGAGGCTGATGATTCCACGCGGCAGATTGTGACAGCCCTTCTTCGAAAATGCGGTTATAAAG TTTCTGCAGTACCCGATGGACTGAAAGCATGTGAGGTTTTAAAGGAGAGGGCTCGAAACATAGATCTCATACTGACTGAAATGGAGTTGCCATCAATATCAGGATTCACACTTCTTTCGTTAGTCATGGAGCATGAAGTTTGCAAAAACATACCTGTCATAA TGATGTCCTCTCAAGATTCAGTTAGCATGGTTTTCAAGTGTATGTTAAAAGGAGCTGCTGACTATCTAATCAAGCCTATTAGGAAGAATGAGCTAAAGAATCTTTGGCAGCATGTGTGGAGAAAGCGCACC ttttctaAGAACATGACAGCTGCTCAACATGGAGCGGAGCTTGCTTCTGAAATTAATACAGCAAGCAATCAGTCAAGCGATTGTGTGGTTTCAATAAAGAAAATTAAGGAATGCAGTGAGAAGGAGAGTGATTCCCAA AGCTCTTGTACAATGCCTCACTTGGAAGCTAAGAGTGAGCACGTCCAAAATATGCAAGATATTTCACAGATAAGGAGTGGGAATTCTTCTAAAGTTGACAGGAACAATGTAAAGAGTCACGAAGATTGTACTCCGTTAAATAAAGAAGCAGTAATGCATGAAAACAAGACAGAAGGAG ATAAATCAAACCTTTTTAAACCAGAGGTTGTATCTTGCAATGAAGCTTTTAGGTCATCTCTCTTgggattaaaggaagagtacaTTGGCAATAAGAGAATGAAGCTAGTCGAAACTTCCCAGCCTGAAAATTGTGAAGTCAATGCTAATGCCAATATTCAGAGTTGTTATGACGAACTGGTGAAACCCTCTTGTGGAGCTATTGACTTGATCGGTACATTTGATGATCACCCAAGGTGCACTGATAAGTCGGATGATCAGTGCATAAGCATCTCTGAGTATCCTCCACAGCTGGAACTTTCTTTGAAAGGAATTTGTCCAAGGAACTCGAATAGCCAAGGTACTGGTGAAAGGCCAAAACTCAACCATTCTAATGCCTCTGCATTTTCATG GTATAGTAATAGCAATACACTGCAACCCCTTTTTCCCACTCTTCCCAACACTGAAATTACCCCAAAGGAGGGTCCAAAGAAATCTCCTGAGTTAATTTTCACTCCATCGTTTAGCTCCACCGGTTCTTCTCCACAGCATGCTGCCACAAGGAGCGGTAGTCACTACAATTTGCCGGCTTCGGTTGCTGGGCAATCCGGGCATACCACTGTGTCCTTCCCCAGTCCTCAACTTGGAATGAGTCCAGTTAAGGGTCTAAAGTATGAAAATTCTGGAGGCAACCAGTTATTACCATCCTTTTATACACAATCAAGTGTATCCTCTACGTGGGGTCCCATTTCGGAAAGCCAGCGAGAGAAGTCTCCATTTGCAGCAAATACCTCAAGTCAACACTCGGAACAAGGTTACCAACTTTCTGAAGAAGCAACTCATAAATCTTCTGATCTAACCAAGCAAGAGAAGAAAGAGTTTGATCTTGTGGAGGAAGTGAAGCCTAGCTCTTTTGCTGCTGCTGATCAGAGCCATGGTGGTAGTTTTTGCAATGGAGTGGGAGATCAAATTAGTAGTGCTGAACATGGCAGCTCTTGTGGTAGAAACGATGGAAACACCAATTCTTCTTCCGGGGCTGATGAGAAAACCACCACTTCTCGTGGTCTAAACGACAATGGACATTTTGTTTATGAAAGTTTTAGAGGGATGGATTTGCATCGCATGAGTCAGAGAGAAGCAGCTCTAACCAAATTTCGAATGAAACGTAAAGATCGTTGCTTTGAGAAAAAG GTTCGATATCAGAGCAGGAAAAGACTGGCAGAACAGAGGCCCCGGGTGAAAGGACAATTTGTTCGTCAAGGACAAACTGACCCTCCAATTGGTAATAGTACGTGA
- the LOC115704693 gene encoding 28 kDa ribonucleoprotein, chloroplastic, whose protein sequence is MSRAMAASIVPLSFSFINTKAAALLPAKRVVSWLSPPLFRPCQLPHPKMPIFAVVDGEAVAVEVPVEEEGLDDNSDEDHNQNDGVSTRQWNNRLLPCKLYVCNIPRSYDIPDLMNLFKPFGTIFSIEICRNLETGLSKGSGYVSIESIEAAKAAIAALDGTDVGGREMRVKFSTHMNPKRRNPEPLDSVPLENKIYESPYKVYVGNLAWSVRPEYLRDHFSQLGTVKSARVLRDRKGGKNRVYGFLSFSSAEERDAALSLNGEEFHGRKIIVRQELQKKIGPSI, encoded by the exons ATGAGCAGAGCAATGGCAGCCAGCATAGTACCTCTGTCTTTCTCCTTCATTAACACCAAAGCCGCAGCACTACTTCCGGCAAAACGAGTCGTTTCTTGGTTATCCCCTCCGTTATTTCGACCATGCCAGCTTCCTCATCCAAAAATGCCCATTTTTGCTGTTGTAGATGGAGAAGCAGTGGCGGTAGAGGTACCGGTGGAGGAGGAAGGTTTAGATGACAACAGTGACGAAGACCACAACCAAAATGACGGCGTTTCGACCCGACAATGGAATAATCGATTGTTACCGTGCAAGCTATATGTATGTAATATTCCGAGGAGCTACGATATTCCAGACCTCATGAATTTGTTTAAGCCTTTTGGAACCATTTTTTCTATTGAG ATTTGTAGGAATCTTGAAACGGGGTTAAGTAAGGGATCTGGGTATGTCTCAATTGAATCCATTGAAGCTGCAAAAGCTGCCATTGCTGCTCTGGATGGCACT GATGTTGGGGGAAGAGAGATGCGAGTAAAATTTTCGACTCACATGAATCCAAAGAGGAGGAATCCAGAGCCACTGGACTCTGTTCCACTAGAGAATAAAATATACGAAAGCCCTTATAAGGtctatgttggaaaccttgcaTGGTCTGTTCGACCTGAGTATTTGAGAGACCACTTTAGCCAATTAGGGACTGTAAAAAGTGCTCGAGTGTTACGTGATCGTAAAGGAGGCAAGAACAGAGTTTATGggtttctctctttctcttcagcTGAAGAAAGGGACGCTGCACTATCATTAAATGGAGAG GAGTTTCATGGTCGGAAAATAATTGTAAGACAAGAGTTACAGAAAAAGATTGGCCCTTCAATTTAG